A single Cucumis melo cultivar AY chromosome 4, USDA_Cmelo_AY_1.0, whole genome shotgun sequence DNA region contains:
- the LOC103503959 gene encoding outer envelope pore protein 24, chloroplastic-like isoform X2 has translation MKATLKTKYDADKSGAASTLAVNAGDVKLRASITDATIINGPSLNGLALSVEKPGFFIVDYNVPKKDLRFQFMNTVKVAEKPLNLTYIHSWADNRTILDGTLVFDSANKVSANHTLGSGNCKLKYTYVHEGATTFEPSYDVAKNSWDFAVSRKVYGDDVFKATYQTTSKVLGLEWTRNLKSSGNFKVASVNMADESKRPKVTAESTWNFEV, from the exons ATGAAGGCAACTTTGAAGACCAAGTACGACGCTGACAAAAGCGGCGCCGCCTCTACTTTGGCTGTTAACGCCGGTGATGTCAAGCTTCGAGCATCCATTACCGATGCCACAATCATCAACGGTCCTAGTTTGAACGGCCTTGCTCTTTCCGTCGAGAAACCAGGCTTCTTCATAGTCGACTACAATGTCCCCAAAAAG GACCTTCGCTTTCAGTTTATGAATACTGTGAAGGTAGCGGAGAAGCCTTTGAATTTGACTTACATCCATAGTTGGGCCGATAACAGAACAATTCTCGACGGGACTCTAGTCTTTGATTCGGCTAACAAGGTTTCTGCTAATCATACTCTTGGGTCAGGAAATTGTAAATTGAAGTACACCTACGTGCACGAGGGGGCGACTACTTTTGAACCTTCTTACGATGTTGCAAAGAATTCGTGGGACTTTGCTGTTTCAAGGAAGGTTTATGGTGATGATGTATTCAAGGCTACGTACCAGACGACATCTAAGGTACTGGGATTAGAATGGACAAGGAATTTGAAGTCAAGCGGAAATTTCAAGGTTG CATCGGTCAATATGGCAGATGAATCGAAAAGGCCAAAAGTAACTGCAGAATCGACATGGAACTTCGAAGTGTAA
- the LOC103503959 gene encoding outer envelope pore protein 24, chloroplastic-like isoform X1 — protein sequence MKATLKTKYDADKSGAASTLAVNAGDVKLRASITDATIINGPSLNGLALSVEKPGFFIVDYNVPKKDLRFQFMNTVKVAEKPLNLTYIHSWADNRTILDGTLVFDSANKVSANHTLGSGNCKLKYTYVHEGATTFEPSYDVAKNSWDFAVSRKVYGDDVFKATYQTTSKVLGLEWTRNLKSSGNFKVVASVNMADESKRPKVTAESTWNFEV from the exons ATGAAGGCAACTTTGAAGACCAAGTACGACGCTGACAAAAGCGGCGCCGCCTCTACTTTGGCTGTTAACGCCGGTGATGTCAAGCTTCGAGCATCCATTACCGATGCCACAATCATCAACGGTCCTAGTTTGAACGGCCTTGCTCTTTCCGTCGAGAAACCAGGCTTCTTCATAGTCGACTACAATGTCCCCAAAAAG GACCTTCGCTTTCAGTTTATGAATACTGTGAAGGTAGCGGAGAAGCCTTTGAATTTGACTTACATCCATAGTTGGGCCGATAACAGAACAATTCTCGACGGGACTCTAGTCTTTGATTCGGCTAACAAGGTTTCTGCTAATCATACTCTTGGGTCAGGAAATTGTAAATTGAAGTACACCTACGTGCACGAGGGGGCGACTACTTTTGAACCTTCTTACGATGTTGCAAAGAATTCGTGGGACTTTGCTGTTTCAAGGAAGGTTTATGGTGATGATGTATTCAAGGCTACGTACCAGACGACATCTAAGGTACTGGGATTAGAATGGACAAGGAATTTGAAGTCAAGCGGAAATTTCAAG GTTGTAGCATCGGTCAATATGGCAGATGAATCGAAAAGGCCAAAAGTAACTGCAGAATCGACATGGAACTTCGAAGTGTAA
- the LOC103503959 gene encoding outer envelope pore protein 24, chloroplastic-like isoform X3, giving the protein MKATLKTKYDADKSGAASTLAVNAGDVKLRASITDATIINGPSLNGLALSVEKPGFFIVDYNVPKKDLRFQFMNTVKVAEKPLNLTYIHSWADNRTILDGTLVFDSANKVSANHTLGSGNCKLKYTYVHEGATTFEPSYDVAKNSWDFAVSRKVYGDDVFKATYQTTSKVLGLEWTRNLKSSGNFKVGCSIGQYGR; this is encoded by the exons ATGAAGGCAACTTTGAAGACCAAGTACGACGCTGACAAAAGCGGCGCCGCCTCTACTTTGGCTGTTAACGCCGGTGATGTCAAGCTTCGAGCATCCATTACCGATGCCACAATCATCAACGGTCCTAGTTTGAACGGCCTTGCTCTTTCCGTCGAGAAACCAGGCTTCTTCATAGTCGACTACAATGTCCCCAAAAAG GACCTTCGCTTTCAGTTTATGAATACTGTGAAGGTAGCGGAGAAGCCTTTGAATTTGACTTACATCCATAGTTGGGCCGATAACAGAACAATTCTCGACGGGACTCTAGTCTTTGATTCGGCTAACAAGGTTTCTGCTAATCATACTCTTGGGTCAGGAAATTGTAAATTGAAGTACACCTACGTGCACGAGGGGGCGACTACTTTTGAACCTTCTTACGATGTTGCAAAGAATTCGTGGGACTTTGCTGTTTCAAGGAAGGTTTATGGTGATGATGTATTCAAGGCTACGTACCAGACGACATCTAAGGTACTGGGATTAGAATGGACAAGGAATTTGAAGTCAAGCGGAAATTTCAAGGTTG GTTGTAGCATCGGTCAATATGGCAGATGA